Below is a window of Mucilaginibacter sp. PAMC 26640 DNA.
GGTGAGATCCTTGGTAAAGACCTGGATATAAGTCTTGGAAACTTAAAGCGGATTTTAGAAGATCAAGCGTAAGCAAACGGACAATTTGAGTTAATTAGATAAAGAATTATAAGTTTAATACTAAACCAATAAAACCAGAACATATGAAAATCACAATGATTGTTATTCGCACACTGATGGGTCTGTTACTGCTATATGCGTCAATAGCTTATTTTTTCAACTTAAATGGTAAACCGCCGGTAATGCCGCAACCTGCAATTACCTATAATGCCGGGTTGGCAGTAGTGCACCTCATGACTGTTGTTAAGGCAGTAGAATTGCTTTGCGGTATCATGTTTATTACCGGCAGATTTGTTACACTGGCTGTGGTACTTCTATTCCCTATCTCGGTAAATATTGTATTATTTCATGCGGTGGTAATGCCTGCGACGATCGGCGCCGGGGTGTTTATTTTATTGGGGAACCTGTTCCTGGCCTGGTATTACCGTAAAAATTATGTGCCGCTGTTTTCTATGAAATAAGATCATCCAAAACCGGCTATATTTACAGCATGAAAAGAATTTTGCTGTTTATCTGTTTGCTATCCGTAACCGCTGTTAACAGTAAAACTGCACCGCGCACAGATGTTGCGCCCGAGTTTATGCTGGGGAAATTTAAAGATGATTACGGCATTAAATACGAGATCAGCGATACGCTGTGGGTACAGTTTCCGCACACCAAATACCGTATTGTAAAGTGGAACGCAAAAGAGCAATACCTGGTAGCACGCAATGGTGACGGAAACCCGGGCGAAGGCGGTTTGTATACCCGGATAGATTTTATGGAGTTTAAGTATATGTCGCCCTGGAAATGGGGCTATTGCCTTACGGCTTATGATGCTAAAACCGATGTAATTGCTGAAAGCATGGCCAAAGCCGATCGGAAACATCCCAAAACGGGCTGTAATGGATTCCCATTTTCCCGGATGAAATTGATTGAATAATTTCTAGAAACGATTAGCAGGGGTTAAGTGATACTAATCTTACACAAAGCAGTTAAACAAGCTTGGCCCAATCAGCCACTA
It encodes the following:
- a CDS encoding DoxX family protein, yielding MKITMIVIRTLMGLLLLYASIAYFFNLNGKPPVMPQPAITYNAGLAVVHLMTVVKAVELLCGIMFITGRFVTLAVVLLFPISVNIVLFHAVVMPATIGAGVFILLGNLFLAWYYRKNYVPLFSMK